A window of the Loxodonta africana isolate mLoxAfr1 chromosome 3, mLoxAfr1.hap2, whole genome shotgun sequence genome harbors these coding sequences:
- the LOC100677228 gene encoding olfactory receptor 2Z1 codes for MGDMNQSVASDFILVGLFSHSGPRQFLFSLVAAMFTMGLLGNTILLFLIRMDSHLHTSMYFLLSQLSLFDVGFPLVTIPKMAADFLQGEASISFEGCAAQIFFLTMMGVAEGVLLALMSYDRYVAVCYPLQYPVLMRRQVCMLMVGTSWLAGMLNASVQTSITLHFPYCASRIVDHFFCEVPDLLKLSCTDTSVYELALSTSGVLILVLPLSLITASYGHVLGAVLRMRSDEARHKAIATCSSHITVVGLFYGAAVFTYMVPGAYHSPHQDSVVSLFYSLITPTLNPLIYSLRNQEVRMALVKVLNRAGLRPK; via the coding sequence ATGGGGGATATGAACCAGTCAGTGGCCTCAGACTTCATTCTGGTGGGGCTCTTCAGTCACTCAGGGCCTCGTCAGTTCCTCTTCTCCCTGGTGGCAGCCATGTTCACCATGGGCCTTCTGGGCAACACCATCTTGCTCTTTCTCATTCGCATGGACTCCCACCTGCACACATCCATGTACTTTCTGCTCAGCCAACTCTCTCTGTTTGATGTTGGCTTTCCACTGGTCACCATTCCCAAGATGGCTGCCGACTTCCTGCAGGGAGAAGCTTCCATATCCTTTGAGGGCTGTGCAGCTCAGATATTCTTCTTGACAATGATGGGTGTGGCTGAGGGTGTCCTGCTGGCCCTCATGTCCTATGACCGTTATGTTGCTGTGTGCTACCCCCTACagtatcctgtgctcatgagacGCCAGGTATGCATGCTCATGGTGGGCACCTCCTGGCTGGCAGGTATGCTCAATGCCTCTGTCCAGACTTCCATCACCCTGCACTTCCCCTACTGTGCCTCCCGCATCGTGGACCACTTCTTCTGTGAGGTGCCTGACCTGCTGAAGCTATCCTGCACAGACACGTCTGTCTATGAGTTGGCGTTGTCCACCTCTGGAGTGCTGATCCTTGTGCTTCCCCTGTCCCTCATCACCGCCTCCTACGGCCACGTGCTGGGGGCTGTTTTACGTATGCGCTCAGATGAGGCCCGACACAAGGCCATCGCCACCTGCTCCTCACACATCACCGTGGTGGGCCTCTTCTATGGCGCAGCTGTGTTCACGTACATGGTGCCTGGTGCCTACCACAGCCCACACCAGGACAGTGTGGTCTCTCTCTTCTACAGCCTCATCACCCCCACACTCAACCCcctcatctac